The Zalophus californianus isolate mZalCal1 chromosome 6, mZalCal1.pri.v2, whole genome shotgun sequence DNA window aagacagacgtttaacctactgagccacccaggcaccccatcttacCCTCCTCTTTTTGACCACCAGCTTCCTCCATTCTAGTTTTTTCTGCTCCTTCACAACTCTGACTTCTATTTATTTGGCTTGCCAGGGCCTTAATTCAAGGTCACAGCATCCTTACACCATCAGCTCCTTTGAGGATAGTCTCAGTTGCCCAGTTCTATAACCCAGGAGAAGGCTTGGACCAGCTCATCTTTTCACCTCATGGGTATATCTCTGACCGCCCACAGGTGGGCTGCCCTTCAATCGGATGCCAATCCTTTAGTTCAATTAGCTGTGGTCAGGAGATAGAGCCAATTAAGGATAGAAAATTATGAGCTAGGCAATATTTCCTTCAATGGGACGCTGGGTATGCAAATGATGATCCGTATTTCTAATATGATGGTTAAGTGAAAATAGCAAATTATGAACTGATAAATATATTATGATACAATTTTGGTTTAAAAGTAtagaaatagggcgcctgggtggctcagatggttaagcgtctgccttcggctcaggtcatgatcccagggtcctgggatcaagccctgcatcgggttccctgctcggcgggaagcctgcttctccctctccctctgcctactgcttgcgttccctctctcgctgtctctctctgtcaaataaataaataaaatatttttttaaaaagtatagaaaTAGTAAGGCTTGAAGTATATACATCAATATATTAACAATGGTTTCTCCAGGTGGTGGAATTCCAATGGATTTGTGTgcaatttgtttatttgcttttttgtattTACCAAGTTTTCTATAATGAGGTACTCAAAATACTCTTTCATCAGTAAGTATAAATATGAATCAAGTTAGTAactatgaaataaattaattaaaattaaattacaaaataataagcCAAATGGTCACTTTGGCAGAGGGAATTGCTTCATGACCTCAAGGAATGTTTAGACTCATGGTAGTGGAGTGATATTAACAGTATAGCTTCAGATAAGCACCATGGTAGAAGTTTCTCTTGGCCTGGAATACCTTTAATCCCCTTATCTGCCTGGGAAACTACTATTTAACTTCCCAGACCCAACTCAAATGTCACTCCTCCCCCAGGCAAAATTAATCACTTCCTCATTCATTTTTCAGTAGCACTTTAGAAACCGTGTCTTCAAAAATAAGTCCCaagtttttcccattttaatacTTCTGAAATCATGATAGGTCTTAcaatcagtattaaaaaaaaaaaatagctaccaGATAGAGAAGTAGGTGGAAAAGTAACATGATGGTCATTTCTTGCAAATGTGCAATCTTAACTAATTTCTCAGGAAAGGTCAAAGAACTTTCAGGGCTAGAATGGATGACagattcactcttttttttttattttattttatttatttatttgacagagagagacagagagagagggaacacaagcagggggagtggcagagggagagggagaggcaggcttcccgataagcagggagcccgatgcggggcttgcgtgacctgagctgaaggctgacgcttcatgactgagccacccaggtgcccctgacagaTTCACTCTTTAGGAATAGTTAAGTGGATCCAAAAAAGTTAGACTCTTCACGCTAGTAAGTAAGTCCAGTGATAAATATATGCTATTGTAgatcaagttttttaaaaacgtatacatttgaggggcacctgggtggttcagtgagttgagtggctgactcttgattttggctcagaccatgatctcagggtcgtgggactgagccccatgttgggctcccccactcaggggggtctgcttgggattctctccacttccctctgcccctcctcccacttgtcctctaaataaataaataaataaatgaaatctttagaaCATATACATTTGATaggatagtcttttttttattactattaagtaaactctacccccaatctggggctcaaactcatgatcccaagatcaagagttgcgtggtccacccactgagccagtaGGTGCCCCTAGGATATTCTTAATGTCCCAAAAGGCTGTTGGAACTTGATGATGCAACCCACAATCAAAGTTgtctttgaggggcgcctgggtggctcagttggttaagtgtctgctttcagctcccgtcatgatcccagggtcctgggatggagtcccacattgggctccctactcagtggggattctgcttctccctttgcccctcacctcagccccaccccccgcttgtgctctctctcttgctccctctctctctctcaaataaataaataaaatctttaaaaaaaaaaagttgtctttgATTCCAGGAAGTCTATAACCTTATATAAGTCTATTATAGCACAGAGCTCAtggaattataattatttacttaCCCATCTTCCCAAACAGATCATTAACTTCTCGAAGAGAGCGGTCTGACTTTAGACACTTCTTCAACCTCACAGTTTTTCAGAAAGGAGCAAAATGTTTTAACTACCTGTTTATAATTGCAGCCATTTACCAACTACTTACTATGTTCTAGAATGTGCTAGGTGTCTTATATATATTGTCTTATGCAATCTTCACAATAATTCTATGAGACAGATATAATTATCCTCAtattataaatgaggaaacaggtaCACATAGGTTAGGTATTTTGCTCAAGGTGATAAGATTCAGagttagaggggtgcctgggtggctcagtcgttaagcgtctgccttcggctcaggtcatgatcccagggtcctgggatggagccccacatcgggctccctgctcggcgggaagcctgcttctccctctccccctccccttgcttctgttctctctctcgctgtgtctctctctgtcaaataaataaataaaaatctaaaaaaaaaaaaaaaaaaaggatttagagTTAGGAACCGAGCTAGGTCTTCTAAAATCTCTGGCCAATTGCTATTCACTACCACCTCCCAGTTTATAGACGGTGTGTCAGTGAGGCGTTGTTATTCACTTTTTGCACGTGCCTAATTCCCTCTGGAAAGCCGTCAAGAAACATTTATGAACATCTGTGTCCTGGCCTAGGGACGACTGACACCAGAGACCCGGAAGCTGTGGGAAGAAGCCAGGAAGTCAGCCCAGAATGGAGTTGGGGCATTGGTTTCTGGGCTGGGGTTAGAATAAGCCGCAAGGCACTACTGCAGTCTCAGAGCTAAAGACAAAGGACAAATGTAAGGACCCATCAAGACACATAGTGAGGAACCATGAGCTCAGAAGGCAGCCAGATCAAAGTGTGGAGAAAAGAGGTAGCTGAAGCAAGGAACCACCTCCTTCACAGGCCTGGATCCTGGGACAAGCCTGCACCGGCAGGGCTCTCTCATGGCATGTCTTTTAAACATCTACAGGATGACAGTGGGTTACTAGTTACAACAGCTAGCTTGTAATGAGTGCCTACCAGGTCTGGTTCTAAATGCTTGATATGAGTCATCTTATTTGACTGTCATAACAGGCCTGTGAGGCAGGAACTACTATAATTCTCCCAGTTTAAGgataaggaaacagactcagaaaggtTAACTCATTTTCCAAAGATTACACAGGAAATTAGTGACATACCCTGGACTCACACTGCACTTGACCGAAAGCCCCCATGCGTGAACGCTTGTCTGTTGATATGCCACCCCCTGTCTGCGGTAGCGGCTACCCAGGGAACTGACTTGGAAGATTTGTGAGGCCATATCCACCAATGAACAACATGAGCACTGACATGACAAAGTACTCATGGAGCTTTTGGACGTCAAGAAATTGTTTGAGGAGCACTGAGCAGAGAacagttgatttttcttttaatttttatttatttatttttgagagagagagagcacaagcagggggagtgggagagggagaagcaggctccccactgagcagggagcccgatgtggggctcaatcccaggaccccgggacatgacccgagccaaaggaagatgcttaaccaactgagccacccaggcaccgattttttttttttttaagtaaactctacatccaacatggggcttgaactcaagtcCCTGAGATCAAAACTCACATGCTTTACCGAcctagccagccaggcaccccacgaaCAGTTGGTTTTTACTAGATGGTGGAAGGTTTCCTAGAAGAGGTGTTATTTAAGCAAGTCTTCCAAGGAATGACCGGTGGAAAGTGTGAGAAAGCACAAGTTGGGGAAACAGTGTAAGCAAAGCCAGGGAATGGTAAGGACGGATTGTGTATgggtatgtgtgcgtgtgtatgtgtccCGCTTACCCCCTAGCTCCCTCACTCGTCTCCAAAAGCAGAGACCACAAGATGCCTGAAGAAGTCCAAGTGGAACCTCTTTAGAAAGATGCCCaatcgcctgggtggctcagatggttgagcgtctgccttcggctcaggtcatgatcccagggtcctgggatcgagtcccgcatcgggctccctgctcctttggagcctgcttctccctctgcttctttctctctctctctctccctctgtctctcatgaataagtaaataaaatcttaaaaaaaaaaaaaaaagaaagaaagatgcccAATCCTTGCAGGGGGTGTGACCTCCTCTTTCCCCAGTTGCCATGGGTTGCTGGTTGGGTAATAGGTGGATACTTTGGGTGAAAGGGGTCATAAATAACCTCTCCCTTCATCACTCCTCATTCCCTTGAAGACTGTATGCAGGTGGCGGAATGCTCAAATCCTCGGTGGAGTGCCACTCTGCTATGAGCCTCTCCAGAAATAGAATGGAGAAAATCTCTCTAGGCCTTTCATGAGATCCCAGGCCGACTGGGAACATTTCTACCACCACTTACATTGCTAGGATAGGGCAACGTAAAGTACTGTGAGGCATCAAACATATCTAAAGactatcacagaaaaaaatgtcacatGCACAGATGCCAGTCATGTTCCTCCCTCAGACCCTAGTTAACTGATCCCCATCCAGTCTGGTGAGAAAATGGCCAAGGTCTAGCTTGTCCTGCATGGTACAGAGCCGGGCTCTCTGAGCCATAAGTACCAATGATGTTGTTCAGTTCAGTGGAATCACTGGCCACACTCATCTATCAAAGCATCTGATGTAgcagaattcacttgtgaagctTCAACAAAGCTTAATTTCAAGATTGTGCCTTATATTCATCTACTCATTATATACCAACTGATGCTCAGGATAGCCCTTCTCTGGttctcatattctttttatttttttaagatttatttatttgagagagagagcatgagtagggggaggaacagagagggggaaggagaaagaatcctcaagtagactccccactgagcgctgagcctgatgtggggctggatcccagggccctgagatcaagacctgagctgaagtcaagagtcagatgcccaatggactgagccacccaggcgcccatctcgTATTCTTTTTTGTATTGAAACTCTGTGTCTGGAGGTCTGTTTCCCCCCCCAACTATTCTAtgtgcttctctttttttaatttttaaaaatatttttaatcaattaatttattaaattatttatttattttaagtaaatttcacACCCAATGTgcggctcaaactcacaaccctgagatcaagggtggcatgctctatcgactgagtCAGCTATGTGCTCTTCTACGTGCTTCTTCGGAGAATTGTCCCGTTTATAGCTGCAGCCACAGCACCTTGGGCTGGATCTGGATGGAATAGGTGTGTAATGAGGGTTTACTGAATTAAATCGAATAAGGTGGAGAGATCCAATGTGGAGTTGGTCATGTATTCATATATCCTGTTTGTGACACACCTGTGACTCTGTAGAGCTAGGACAAGCTGTGCTGGGGCCTAGCCGCAAGGCTAAGACCAGAAGGGCTTTGGGTTTCCAAGTTGCCTGGAGAAAGAAGTGTTATGTACCCTGCCCACAGATGATAGATTCAGAGCAAAAGCCCTGCTCAGGAGTAAAAGCAAGCTTCTGGCTTCAGGATCCCCAgattgtgttttgtttattttttatttacttttaaagattttatttatttgtttgagagagagagaaagatggagagaacaagtgggaagaggggcagagggagaagcaaactccctgcggagcaaggagcccgatgcgggactcagtcccaggaccctgggatcatgatcggagccgaaggcagacgcttaaccaactgaaccaccaggtGCCTTCCCgagattgtgttttttttttttttttttttttttttttttttaagattttatttatttattcatgagagacagagagagagagagagagagagagagaggcagagggagaggcaggctccccgccaagcagggcgcccgatgcgggactcgatctcagggccctgggatcatgacctgagccgaaggcagacccttaatgactgagccacccaggcgccccttcttttcaatttttaagtaagctgtggggcttgaactcaaccccaagatgaagagtcacatgctctactgactgagccagccaagcaccctgATAACCAATAAACTTGTAAAGGGTGTTCAACTTCCctactaatcagggaaatgcatgttaaaaccataatgaggggcgcgtgagtggctcagtcgttaagcgtctgccttcggctcaggtcatgatcccagggtcctggaatcgagccccgcatcgggctccctgctcggcaggaagcctgcttctccctctcccactccccctgcttgtgttccctctcttcgctgtgtctctctctctctctgtcaaataaataaataaataaaatcttaaaaaaaaaaaccataatgaaatatcatttcacATCCATTAgattagaaacattttaaagtctGGCGGGACCAAAATGGCAGCCCCCGTGCCGCGGGGGTTGTTTTGTTTATCCAAAGCTCTAGGATGGTGGTCTCGTCAGCCAGTCCTGGTGACTCAGTCCACAGTTGTAGTTCCAGTGAGAACTAAGAAACGTTTCACACCTCCTACTTACAAACccaaatacaaatcagaaaaggagTTTATAGAATTTGCCCGGAAAGCAGGTCTGGTCATTCCTCCAGAACGTTTGGAACGTCCCCTACATCTGGCCTGTACAGCTGGTATCTTTGACACCTACGTTCCTCCAGAAGGTGATGCTCGCTTGTCATCTCTTGCAAAGGAAGGATTGGCACAGAGAAGTGAGCGATTGAAGAAGAAGGTGGCATCACAATTGTCAATCCGGAAGATAAGAGAACATGATccgaattttaaaataaaggactTCCCTGAAAAAGCTAAGGATATTTTTATTGAAGCTCATCTTTGTCTGAACAACTCAGACCATGACCGGCTTCATACCTTGGTAACTGAAAACTGTTTTCCGGACATGGTCTGGGACATCACCTATAAGACCGTCCGCTGGAGCTTCATAGAATCTTTAGAGCCACCACAGGTGGTTCAGGTTCGCTGTTCGAGTCTCCTGAACCAGGGCAACATATACGGCCAGGTCACTGTCCGCATGCACACCCGGCAGACTCTGGCCATCTATGACCGGTTTGGCCGGCTGATGTACGGACAGGAAGATGTGCCCAGGGATGTCCTGGAGTATGTTGTGTTTGAAAAGCACCTGGTAAATCCCTACGGGAGCTGGAGAATGCATGGCAAGATCATTCCCCCATGGGCACCCCCTAAGCAGACCATCCTTAAGACGGTGATGATCCCTGGGCCCCAGCTGAAACCCTGGGAAGACTATGAAGAGCCACAGGGAGAGGCCTGTAAGCCTCAGCTATCCTGATGGCAAAAATGACTCCTGGGTTGAAACATGTGATGAGGTGGCTGGACTCTGTGGAGTCTGGTAGCTGTgaagtccatcatctctccatcATGCTATAGAAAGATCTACCTTTGTCCTTTCCTCTCCTGCTCAGGTGTTTCTAGCCATCTCCTCGGCAACCATGGCTGATGGCTGGTCCCAGGTGGGTGGGTAGCTGATATGCACATACATGAACccacttcttctttctttttaaattgtatgtCTAGGTTCTGAGTCTCAATGGAAGGTATGTTTTGGATACCTGTTTTTTCTGCGGCAGAGACCATCAGGAGCAAACtggcagaattttctttttaattacaatGCAGGGATTAGAGTTTGAAATAAAACACTGTCAGggtgttggaaaaaaaaaaaaaaaaaaaaaaaaaaaaaaaaagaaaaattttaaagtctgacAAAACTAAGGGTTGACAAGGAAGAATAGTGAAggaaatttttatacattattggtGAGAATGGAAgttagtacaaccactttggagaaTACACTATATTTAGTTAAAGATGCACTTACCCTAGGACCTCagaattccacttctaggtgtaTATGTATTTCTCTGGAATTCCTACACATGTACACAAGAAGACATACCAAAATGCGCgttagaaaaatgaaactttctGTGACAGCAAAACCCAGAAGTGACCTAAATGGCTATCatcaggaaaacaaataaatcGCAGTGTGATTATGTACTGAATATGAAAGcagggaaatgaatgaaatacaacTACATGTgccaacatggatgaatctcataaGCGTGATATTGAGGGGGGGTACAGAATATGTACTTAGATACCGATTCATATACAATTTAAACAAGTTAATGCAAACCAATATTATACATTGCTTAGGGATCTGTATCAGTACCTCTAtggagaggtgcctggctggctcagttgggagagcatgtgactcttgatcttgggatcggtgagtttgagtcccactttgggtattaagtttacttaataaaaaatatatattaaaaaatctctaggggtgcctgggtgtctcagtcagttaagtgtctgctttccgctcaggtcatgattccagggtcctgggttccagccccgcgtcgggctccctgctcagtgggaagcctgcttctccctctcccactccccctgcttgtgttccctctctcgctgtctctctctctctctgtcaaataaataaataaagtcttaaaaaaaaaagaactttcatatgctaaaaagGACCTacctacaagataccagaggTCTTGCCATTGTCTCAAGtgaaggttgtttttccctctagcaaggtattaacattaagacag harbors:
- the LOC118357085 gene encoding 39S ribosomal protein L45, mitochondrial; translated protein: MAAPVPRGLFCLSKALGWWSRQPVLVTQSTVVVPVRTKKRFTPPTYKPKYKSEKEFIEFARKAGLVIPPERLERPLHLACTAGIFDTYVPPEGDARLSSLAKEGLAQRSERLKKKVASQLSIRKIREHDPNFKIKDFPEKAKDIFIEAHLCLNNSDHDRLHTLVTENCFPDMVWDITYKTVRWSFIESLEPPQVVQVRCSSLLNQGNIYGQVTVRMHTRQTLAIYDRFGRLMYGQEDVPRDVLEYVVFEKHLVNPYGSWRMHGKIIPPWAPPKQTILKTVMIPGPQLKPWEDYEEPQGEACKPQLS